The stretch of DNA TTCAGGAGCAGCATGTTGGATGGTTGGTGAGTGTTGGAGTCGTCGGTGAGTGTTGGAAATGGTGTGACGCCGCCCCGTGTATGTCGCTGCCGAACGGTCGATGGTGATGTAGCTCTCTGCTTCAGCTCTGGGTGGATCTGTCGAACGCACGCGCCCCCTCTTGTCTATATATGGATGATGGCCAAAAGTCTGCTGTGCTGCCGAGGGCGCAGGAATAGACTTTTTACTGTTGAgaatgaaaaatgaaaacaATGGTCGATGCAACAACATGCAGGAGAGGACATGTCAGACAACAGATGATGGACAGCCCTGGGACCAAAGAGCCCAAAAGGAGagacagtcacgtgatacacCGTCCCGGTGGAACGCCCCTTCTCTCGCAGTCCCCACCAATGCCCCACTTTCCcacccctcctccttccccTCCTCTTTACTCGTATATCCCTCTTGGCTTCTGTAGATCCAACTATGCGGCTGATAGCCTCATGTGGGACATGCCGCAGGGTTGGTGGGCGGGTCCCAAAGAGTCTATCAGGACGTCAGTACAGTTAGTACGGTGGCTTGTACGAGTGAGCAGTTACTTGTATAGTGATTTGGAGCTTGAACGAGGGCGCTGTGGTGAGTTATTTTCGTCGATAATGGGCCGAGCTCAATGTTTGGCGCCATAGAACGGACTCATTTGGTGACCCTGCTTACTTGCACCCCTGTGCCCCTATCCACCAGACTCCTGCATTCcactgttttttttgctgcTTGGTTTGTCACATTTTTCTCGAGAATTTTCGCAAACTGTCAGAAGACATTACCCCTGAGTGCCTgtatctactgtacgagtacatacggtactgtacctgtacaagtgccGCGGGAGACTTGTTGTCAGTGGCCCCTATAACAGCTGACTCCAGGCTAAAAGCGGGCTAAGACTCgacagagagagacagagacatcGACAAATCAGCTCACGTCTTTGGGCCGATCGAACCTAACTAAAAGCTAACAAAGTTGTCAAGTTGGTTTTTACGCCATGTGGGGCAGTGCAGTCAGACGGCGTTGGGCGGGTAGGAGTGGTAACGTGCCAGACAGAGCGTCCATTTGCATACAACCACGTGTGTGAGTACACTGTTACGGTACAACTACGGCATGTACCATATGTCTACTCCGCTAAcagagtacaagtacgctACCTACTGCCCGGTGtaagtgcaagtacaagaacaagacaAGTAGTACatcgagtcacgtgatttgaATGTCTCCGGAAAATCAGCTGTTCCCTGGGGATATCaaactcacgtgacttcctGCTGGGTCCCTCCGACATCAGCCGTGCGATGCATACCGCCGTCTCGGAGTGGTCCACATTTACCATATATATCAGGAATCAATGATTAGTAACGCTGACACTTAGTCATCGCGCTCGAATCTCGTGCCCCGTGAGTCTGCTCTCCTTTGTTATCAAGCCATTCTCGGAATCGAACGAGAGGGAGcggtaccagtacaagtatctacACAGTCTCCTTGCTTGCAAGCGTAGGCATAAACCGACAGTTGTCATCGATAATTTTCCACAGCAATGGCCACTGGTGGTCAATTGACAATCACGTACAGTCATTTCCAGACCCTGCGTTGGTCGTTAACATGGTTACAAGCTGTCTCTACACGATGTATTCCTATAGAAATAAAAAGTAGCCAAGTAATGAGGCATGCAACCTGCTATAATGCAGGTGTTGAAGCGGTTTCTTTTGTGAAATCCGCTTCGGTTAGTtggtgtacagtactgaTGGCTCTCTGTATATGTTGAGCATGTAGTAAGTAACACCCGTTCTCTGGAGGGAGGAGGGTCTGTTCATGCGACCAAGGCCACAACGACAATACCCAATGACCACAAGCACTCGCCGACGCTTGTGCTTACTCCTCATCATCGACAATATCCAAACTGGGCTTGAACTCAGACAAGTCCCAGGCGGTACCGTTAGTTccatcgtcctcctcatcatcgtcatACTTTCCGGtaagcagcagctgtcgACCAGACATCTGTTTCTGGGTCAGCTTTCGggcctcctcagcagcagcctcctccttggccttgattCGGTCAGCCTTCCACTTGTTGAAAGACTCCAGAGTCACAGGAGTAAGGTTCTTGGGCAGTTTGGCACGCTCTGTCTCCAAAAAGTCCTCGAGAGTAATCTTGGGCTGCTTTTCCAGCGCAAGCTTTTCCAgtttcttctgctccttggtcttgaacACAAAGCCCGGTGGCAGAGAATGtctgtacttgcactgaTCGCCGCCGTTGGGACAGACCCAGAACCAGCCGTACTTGGAGTCCTCGATGGCGTCCAGAAAGAACTTGCAAACAATATCTGTGGTGGTCTTGGGGTTTCCATGCTTGGACAGAATCACCTttcgcagctcctcctcgtcccaGGTGTCCATgccctgctccttctcctgctctcGCGCGTCCGTGTACAGATCCTTCTTCTGTGTCTTTCGGTCAGCCTCCAGGTTGTGCGAAAACTTGCATCGGGTGCCCTTGGTGCACTGGCCCTCCTTGAAGTATGCACACAGCACGGTCTTGGGATCAACTCCAAAGGGAACCTTCTGGGTAATCACCACGGAGCCAAACAGCTTGGcggcctcggccttggccgCAGcggcagccttcttctcggcctccttaCGCTCTCTCTCagcctgcttcttcttgtcggctCCAGAGGCTGTAGCTTCAACCTGCTGCACAAATCGCTGAACCTTGGAcgacttgttcttgttcttgagaccAAAGGTCTTGTCGCTGGCCCGCTCCTGTCGCTTGGCGgccttgttcttctcgttGAGCTTCTGCTTGGGTGGCATCTTGCTGGGTCGTGTAGTGTAGTGGTGTAGTATGCCTACatggttttttttcactttAGGCAATTTTCACTCTTGCTTTCAAATGCAGTCCGAGATTTACGCAGGGCGACTTCTCAGTCCGGAGGTGAGGATGTCACGCGAGAATCGAGTGACTTCTGAGAAGCCAGGTAAAAGGGGAAATTTTGGTCCGTGTTAGGGAACCTGATACACCATCAACACGTACTCCTTATCGAACGATCCGCCATTGTCATAATCTATCAACTGGTCACGTGTCGCCTACTCTTTTTGGGGGCAGATAAAGCTTAATTTGAAACTCTAATAAATTATCGAGTGTGCGATTACTAATCAAGAAGAAATATATTTTTTGCAATCCATGACAGAGAGACTCTGTACAATTGCGGCCTTGCTGAACCCGAATGTATATCCCTTTTGCCTGAGCAATTCTTCCGTGATATTTAGTCCAGGCGAGGTTCCCTACGATGTCCTTGCATCCACTGAGCTAAACCCATTAATACAGTACACCCGCAGTGCTGAACCTCCTACTGTGTCTGTTAACATGCTACGAAGTTCCAAACGATACATGACTACCATGTCCAACCGACAACCTGTGGCCTCTCGACGGGCTCTCTACGGCCTGGCCTCCGGGCTCGTGCTCGCCACCGCATACATGGGCCACCAGTATCTTATGGACCCCATTGCTCTGGACAGCAGAGGTATCAACACCAATGCTGCTGGAGGGTACGATCCGTTTGGCCGACGAATGAACATTATGAATCCCGAGCGGGTCAACGCGCGACTGCGGGAGCATGAGCAGAGTCATTTCGTGGAGCGAGGACGCGGGGTACTGAGATACGATATGGCGCAGTTGCCGTCCAATTCGCCCATTGAGGACGACTACTCCGACCGggtggtgtctgtggctctgAATGAAGCTGGAAACGCCAACGCTTCGTCCGACTGGATGTTCTGGGGCCTGTATGACGGCCATGGAGGCTGGACCACCTCTGCCAAGCTCAGAGAAGAGCTCATCAACTATGTGATTCGACAGCTTGATGCGGGCTACAGCGATGCTGGCAAGACGCTTGGCGATAACATACGACGAACTCCCAGCCCTGAAACCATCGATCTGGCTATCAAGAGAGGCTTCCTGGCTCTGGATGACGAGATCTGCATCCACTCCATTAACAGACTGCTCAAGAACCCCCAAAAGGGCCAGTCTCCCGAGACGCTGGCTCCCGCCGTTTCTGGATCCTGTGGTCTGCTGGCATTCTATGATACCCTGTCTCACACTCTTCGAGTTGC from Yarrowia lipolytica chromosome 1D, complete sequence encodes:
- a CDS encoding uncharacterized protein (Compare to YALI0D07018g, similar to uniprot|Q12000 Saccharomyces cerevisiae YOR091w, similar to Saccharomyces cerevisiae TMA46 (YOR091W); ancestral locus Anc_2.194); the encoded protein is MPPKQKLNEKNKAAKRQERASDKTFGLKNKNKSSKVQRFVQQVEATASGADKKKQAERERKEAEKKAAAAAKAEAAKLFGSVVITQKVPFGVDPKTVLCAYFKEGQCTKGTRCKFSHNLEADRKTQKKDLYTDAREQEKEQGMDTWDEEELRKVILSKHGNPKTTTDIVCKFFLDAIEDSKYGWFWVCPNGGDQCKYRHSLPPGFVFKTKEQKKLEKLALEKQPKITLEDFLETERAKLPKNLTPVTLESFNKWKADRIKAKEEAAAEEARKLTQKQMSGRQLLLTGKYDDDEEDDGTNGTAWDLSEFKPSLDIVDDEE
- a CDS encoding uncharacterized protein (Compare to YALI0D07040g, similar to Saccharomyces cerevisiae PTC5 (YOR090C); ancestral locus Anc_2.195, weakly similar to uniprot|Q12511 Saccharomyces cerevisiae YOR090c PTC5 putative 2C protein phosphatase (PP2Cs)), giving the protein MTERLCTIAALLNPNVYPFCLSNSSVIFSPGEVPYDVLASTELNPLIQYTRSAEPPTVSVNMLRSSKRYMTTMSNRQPVASRRALYGLASGLVLATAYMGHQYLMDPIALDSRGINTNAAGGYDPFGRRMNIMNPERVNARLREHEQSHFVERGRGVLRYDMAQLPSNSPIEDDYSDRVVSVALNEAGNANASSDWMFWGLYDGHGGWTTSAKLREELINYVIRQLDAGYSDAGKTLGDNIRRTPSPETIDLAIKRGFLALDDEICIHSINRLLKNPQKGQSPETLAPAVSGSCGLLAFYDTLSHTLRVAVTGDSRAVLGSKSSSGWTARALSVDQTGSNQREADRIRKEHPGEEDRVIRRGRVLGGLEPTRAFGDARYKWTRDLQDKVARAFFGRSTPPELRSPPYVTAEPEVTTTKVKSGDFLVMGSDGLFEMLSNDEVVSLVVQWMETHPITESSTAASAKSGGMWDKMFGSKDSTKVVDLTVDQDAMKPPFRHQGAVLKPTVEDENVATHLIRNALGGADREQLSMLLSIPAPQSRRYRDDLTVTVVFFGDEKAPENGGIRGNVAATSGGVGTQEKAKL